The DNA sequence GTTGCGCTGCCAACAGTGACACCAATAGCTGCGCCGACATTTGTTGAGACCGCTATGCCCCCTTTGTCAGCAACGCCTGTGGCCTCACTGCCAATCGGACCGGAAGACACTCTTGCTGGTTTGGCAACCACCGGTGAAGGAAACAAGGAGAAACGCATTGAGATTGATCTGAGCGCGCAGACACTCGTGGCCTATGAGGGAGACGTCCCAATTTTCATTGCCCTTGTATCCACGGGCACCGCTTGGACGCCGACCCCGGTAGGGCAATTTCGGATTTATCGTAAGTTGCTCAAACAAGACATGTCCGGGCCTGGGTACTACCTGGCCGATGTGCCTTACGTTCAATACTTCTTCGGTGCTTACGCCCTTCACGGTGCATACTGGCACAATGATTTCGGCCGGCCGGTTAGTCACGGATGTGTAAACCTGACAGTTGAGGATGCCCGATGGTTGTTCAATTGGACAGAGCCAACATTAGCCCCTGGCGAGTTCGAAGTGCAATCCACAGTCTCCATACCTGGCACTCTGGTGGTCGTGCGTGAGTGAAATGCGCGGCTTGACAGGATCGTGGCTCTGTGGTATAAAGCGAATTAATGATATGGCACAAACGGCGATGAAGGAGAAGAGTACGGACACACCGGAGCACAGAGAGCCGCGTTGCTGAGAGGCGGCCTCACGGGTGTCCTGAAAGACGCTCCGGAGCCGCGGGTTCGAACCGACAGATTGCAAGTTGCGAGTAGGGCCCGCCGGGTGCTCCCGTTAACGAGCCTCGAGGCCGCTTCAAGCGGCAAAGTAAAGGTGGCACCACGGACCATGCTCCGTCCTTTGCGGACGGAGTATTTTCTTTCCAATGGGAGGTAGTCAGATGGAGCGAGTGCGGACCAATGAAGCGCATTTACACGTCGGCAAGCGGGTGCGCTTGTGTGGCTGGCTGCACAATTTGCGTCGCATGGGACGCATCAATTTCCTAGTCCTCCGAGATGGGTCGGGCACTTTCCAGGTCCTCTTGGATCAACCAGACCAGGTGGAAAAACTGAAAGGCCTGCAGGCCGAAACTGTGCTGGAGATAATAGGCACAGTGGCGGAGGAACCACGAGCACCAGGGGGACTAGAGTTACACGATTGCGAATTAACCGTTCTCTCGCCAGTGACGGAACCGACACCCTTCGAGATCAATAAGAAGGTGCTCAAACCAGGATTGGATGTCTTTTTAGATTACGCGCCTATCGGATTGCGCCATCTTCAGAAGCGGGCTCTTTTCCATGCCGCTGCCATTGCGTTAAATGCCTATCGCGAATTCCTGACTAAGGCGGGCTTCGTGGAGATACAGACCCCGAAGATCGTTGGCACGGCCACAGAAGGCGGGGCGAATGTTTTCGCCATTGACTATTTCGGCCAACCCGCCTATCTGGCACAGAGCCCGCAACTCTACAAGCAGATCATGGTGGGCGTGTTTGAACGCGTTTTCGAAGTGGGCCCCGTCTTTCGCGCTGAACCACATAGCACAGCCCGCCATACCAATGAGTACGTAAGTCTAGATGTGGAGATGGGGTTTATCCAGGATCACCGAGATGTAATGCATATCCTCTCTGAAACGATACGCCATATCGTAGCACGCTTACGTGAAGCCGAAGACCTGGCCGACCAGGCAGGATTAGACCTGCCAGATGTGCCACCGGAGATACCCAGCATCAAGTTTCGCATGGCCCAGCAGGTAATCACAGAGCGCTACGGTGTGCCCTCGGGGGTGGAGATGGATCTTGCTCCCGCGGAGGAAGAGTTGATTTGCCGATATGCACAGGAGGAGTGGGGCTCTGAGTTCATCTTCGTCACTCATTATCCTACGGCGAAACGACCTTTCTACACTATGCCTGATCCCGTCGACCCAGAACATAGCCACAGTTTCGATCTGCTCTTCCGTGGCTGCGAGATCACAACGGGTGGCCAGCGAATTCACTTATACAGCCAATTGGTGGAAAGCATGGCTCGCCGGGGGTTGAGTGTGCGTGGCTTCGAGGGTTACTTGCAGGCCTTCAAATACGGGATGCCCCCTCACGGCGGCTTTGGCATGGGGTTAGAACGTCTAATGATGCAGTTCGCCCGACTATCCAACTTGCGTGAGGCCACCCTGTTTCCCCGCGATATGACACGCCTTTCACCCTGATGCTCCAAAGGGTGGCGAGACTTAGAGTATCCCGTAATCGAGGATTGTCAGCACCCCAAACAACGATTACTGTTGCGAAAGCACCCCATTGGCATTATAATTACATCGCAAGCGCTAACAGGAAATGAGGGGGTATATCTTGCTCTCGGCGTTGGCTGCATTTCTAGTGTTGAGTTTGCTCATGACGGTCCATGAGTTGGGACACTTGTTTGTAGCCCGGCTGGTTGGCATAAAGGCGGCAGAATTCGGCCTTGGCTATCCACCTCGTCTATTCACCCTGGGACGGATTGGGGACACCGATTACACCTTGAACCTAATACCCTTCGCCGCCTTTGTTCGCGTTTCGGATAACA is a window from the Chloroflexota bacterium genome containing:
- a CDS encoding L,D-transpeptidase, whose product is MPPLSATPVASLPIGPEDTLAGLATTGEGNKEKRIEIDLSAQTLVAYEGDVPIFIALVSTGTAWTPTPVGQFRIYRKLLKQDMSGPGYYLADVPYVQYFFGAYALHGAYWHNDFGRPVSHGCVNLTVEDARWLFNWTEPTLAPGEFEVQSTVSIPGTLVVVRE
- the aspS gene encoding aspartate--tRNA(Asn) ligase yields the protein MERVRTNEAHLHVGKRVRLCGWLHNLRRMGRINFLVLRDGSGTFQVLLDQPDQVEKLKGLQAETVLEIIGTVAEEPRAPGGLELHDCELTVLSPVTEPTPFEINKKVLKPGLDVFLDYAPIGLRHLQKRALFHAAAIALNAYREFLTKAGFVEIQTPKIVGTATEGGANVFAIDYFGQPAYLAQSPQLYKQIMVGVFERVFEVGPVFRAEPHSTARHTNEYVSLDVEMGFIQDHRDVMHILSETIRHIVARLREAEDLADQAGLDLPDVPPEIPSIKFRMAQQVITERYGVPSGVEMDLAPAEEELICRYAQEEWGSEFIFVTHYPTAKRPFYTMPDPVDPEHSHSFDLLFRGCEITTGGQRIHLYSQLVESMARRGLSVRGFEGYLQAFKYGMPPHGGFGMGLERLMMQFARLSNLREATLFPRDMTRLSP